Genomic window (Cloacibacillus sp. An23):
CTTCGGCGCAGCCCCAGATGAAGTGCGCGTCGGGCGATTTCACGTCCTCGATGATGTCGGCCGCGAGCCCGACCTCGTAGAGCGCGAGCTCTTTTCTGTGCGTGATGTTCATAAGCACGCCCTTCGCCCCCTGCATGGAGCATTCCATGAGCGGGCTTTCGAGAGCCATGCGCACGGCCTTTTCCACGCAGTCCTCGCCGCTGGCGGCCCCGACGCCCATGACGGTGCGTCCCGCGCCGCGCATGACTGTGTTGAGGTCGGCGAAGTCCACGTTGACGAGGCCGGGGCGCGTAACGAGGTCTGTGACTCCCTGCACGGCCTGGCGCAGAACTTCATCGGCGAGCGAGAAGGATTCGGTCAGCGGCGTGTTTTTCTGCGCTATCTCGAGCAGCCTGTCGTTCGGCACGACGATGAGCGCGTCCACCTCGGGGAAGAGCTTTTCTATGCCCTCTTCGGCGTAGCGCCGGCGCCGCTTGCCTTCGAACGTGAACGGCTTCGTCACGACGGCGACTGTCAATATCCCCATTTCGCGCGCGGCGCGCGCTATGACCGGCATGGCCCCGGTCCCTGTGCCTCCGCCCATTCCCGCGGTAAGGTACACCATGTCGGCGCCTTTCATGTA
Coding sequences:
- the ftsZ gene encoding cell division protein FtsZ encodes the protein MAETKEAAPQEIFRKAIKVIAVGGGGGNALNHIISHGLKDVDTLAVNTDVRSLGSSLCESKIVLGESVTKGLGAGAMPEVGERAAKESLDEIRRYMKGADMVYLTAGMGGGTGTGAMPVIARAAREMGILTVAVVTKPFTFEGKRRRRYAEEGIEKLFPEVDALIVVPNDRLLEIAQKNTPLTESFSLADEVLRQAVQGVTDLVTRPGLVNVDFADLNTVMRGAGRTVMGVGAASGEDCVEKAVRMALESPLMECSMQGAKGVLMNITHRKELALYEVGLAADIIEDVKSPDAHFIWGCAEDPSIEEEVEVTIVAAGFDEVGAVKCAAAKNAAPERGGHEERARAAEAPEPEAAPAQREHLTPHAEVRTPAWLLEEAPAEEESESEEPYAGRRRSAYDAYERPAFERKGRSLKK